A single Symbiobacterium thermophilum IAM 14863 DNA region contains:
- a CDS encoding site-2 protease family protein encodes MALPSLQQIVMLIPGVVMGFAFHEFGHALVATWFGDDTPRLQGRLTLNPVAHLDPVGTLLLLLGGIGWAKPVMVNPARLRPRVLGDIAVSLAGVAMNFLLALVFVVLFVLAETGRLGWQHPVLSETLYLVVMVNVFLVGFNLLPIPPLDGFRVLAYAFPPGAHQLVQTLYRFGPLLLIFLFVTDLIDLSPIYTGIFNAVVWVASPLLRLL; translated from the coding sequence TTGGCACTGCCCAGCCTGCAGCAGATCGTGATGCTCATCCCCGGCGTCGTCATGGGCTTCGCGTTCCACGAGTTCGGTCACGCGCTGGTGGCCACCTGGTTCGGCGACGACACGCCGCGCCTGCAGGGCCGGCTGACCCTGAACCCCGTGGCCCACCTGGATCCCGTCGGCACCCTCCTGCTCCTGCTGGGGGGCATCGGCTGGGCCAAGCCCGTCATGGTGAACCCCGCCCGGCTGCGGCCCCGGGTCCTGGGAGACATTGCGGTCTCCCTGGCCGGGGTGGCCATGAACTTCCTCCTGGCGCTGGTCTTCGTGGTGCTCTTCGTCCTCGCGGAGACCGGCCGGCTGGGGTGGCAGCACCCGGTGCTGAGCGAGACGCTGTACCTGGTCGTCATGGTCAACGTGTTCCTCGTGGGGTTCAACCTGCTGCCGATCCCGCCGCTGGACGGCTTCCGGGTCCTGGCGTATGCCTTCCCGCCGGGGGCGCACCAACTGGTCCAGACCCTGTACCGGTTCGGCCCGCTCCTGCTGATCTTCCTGTTCGTCACGGACCTGATCGACCTCTCGCCGATCTACACCGGCATCTTCAACGCGGTGGTCTGGGTCGCGTCGCCGCTGCTTCGGCTGCTGTAG
- a CDS encoding CBS domain-containing protein, whose protein sequence is MQIIVPHTNTDLDAIGAAIGAQVLYPKAQIVLPGTANPMAAEFISLHRYNLRVYRVKDIDLTQVQRAIVVDTADAARLGPLRTLLPNVELHLYDHHPAEAADLQGRLEVRAPVGATCTLIAELIEEAGAPLTPFQATALLVGIYADTGSLSLLGTTDRDARAAGFLLSRGASLQAAARFMEVSLSPAQQTLLQQLQNRGRWVNVHGARIRLLVAEVPEYVGGLNLVVHRLMELEPVPALFAAVRMDDRVHLVGRSSVPWVDAARVMARFGGGGHPAAASAVVKGLSVEEAAERLEEVLPDGVERPLMARDVMSAPVKTILARKPIRDAERLMLRHGHTGLPVVDEQGRVVGVVSLRDVEKARRHGLEHAPVKSVMRSQVIAVHPDTPADEVQELMIERDIGRVPVVADGNLVGIITRSDILGLIYGAPPPRWHRRLYAAPDMPKDLRDKAVQEALEAVEAAPAGIRALLRTAGRVAEQEGVAVYAVGGFVRDLLLGRPNLDFDIVVEGDGIAFAHSLARALGGRVQEVPRFGTAHIYLDADDPDLPSRIDVATARREFYEHAAALPRVEHADLHEDLYRRDFSINALAIRLGSAGPSGLIDFFGGLKDLAAGQVRILHTLSFVEDPTRLLRAVRFAHRYGFRLERETEACARRAIAEGFLGRVSRERLRNELLLLLQEPAGGGALQMLADLGGLEDLLPGVGLTPEVLSLLDAADGLPEAEPEISAGSRLWLVKLLVLLHPLPLNQGAALVKRLRLKRAESQACLQVLAGWRIAHDLVTAPRPDPAAIVAHLDGWPPEGLLLLHLLGGGDRVATYWRTWRHIRLDITGADVRALGVPPGPQVGRILQRVLAARLSGEAPDRAAQLELARRHAAQQEE, encoded by the coding sequence ATGCAGATCATCGTGCCGCATACGAATACCGACCTGGATGCCATCGGCGCAGCCATCGGGGCCCAGGTGCTGTACCCCAAGGCGCAGATCGTGCTGCCGGGCACGGCCAACCCGATGGCCGCCGAGTTCATCTCCCTGCACCGGTACAACCTGCGGGTCTACCGGGTGAAGGACATTGACCTCACGCAGGTGCAGCGGGCGATAGTCGTGGATACCGCCGACGCTGCCCGGCTCGGGCCCCTGCGGACGCTGTTGCCCAACGTGGAGCTGCACCTGTACGACCATCACCCCGCGGAGGCCGCCGACCTGCAGGGCCGGCTGGAGGTGCGGGCCCCGGTGGGGGCCACCTGCACCCTGATCGCCGAACTGATCGAGGAGGCCGGGGCGCCGCTGACCCCGTTCCAGGCGACGGCCCTGCTGGTGGGCATCTACGCCGACACCGGCTCGCTGAGCCTCCTGGGCACCACCGACCGGGACGCCCGGGCCGCGGGGTTTCTGCTCTCGCGCGGCGCGAGCCTGCAGGCGGCCGCCCGCTTCATGGAGGTGTCCCTGTCGCCGGCCCAGCAGACCCTCCTGCAGCAGCTGCAGAACCGGGGCCGCTGGGTGAACGTGCACGGCGCCCGGATCCGGCTGCTGGTGGCCGAGGTGCCGGAGTACGTGGGCGGTCTCAATCTGGTGGTGCACCGGCTCATGGAGCTGGAACCGGTGCCGGCCCTGTTCGCCGCGGTGCGCATGGACGACCGGGTGCACCTGGTGGGCCGGTCGTCCGTCCCGTGGGTGGACGCGGCCCGCGTGATGGCCCGGTTCGGCGGAGGCGGCCACCCCGCCGCGGCCTCCGCCGTGGTCAAGGGGCTCTCGGTGGAGGAGGCGGCGGAGCGGCTCGAAGAGGTGCTGCCCGACGGCGTCGAGCGGCCGCTGATGGCCCGGGACGTCATGTCCGCCCCCGTCAAGACGATCCTGGCCCGGAAGCCCATCCGGGATGCGGAGCGGCTCATGCTGCGCCACGGCCACACGGGCCTGCCGGTGGTGGACGAGCAGGGCCGGGTGGTGGGGGTCGTGTCGCTGCGGGACGTGGAAAAGGCCCGGCGGCACGGGCTGGAGCACGCCCCGGTCAAGTCGGTGATGCGGTCGCAGGTGATCGCCGTCCACCCCGACACGCCGGCGGACGAGGTGCAGGAGCTGATGATCGAGCGGGACATCGGCCGGGTGCCGGTGGTGGCCGACGGCAACCTGGTGGGCATCATCACCCGCTCGGACATCCTCGGCCTCATCTACGGCGCCCCGCCGCCCCGGTGGCACCGCCGGCTCTACGCGGCGCCGGACATGCCCAAAGACCTGCGGGACAAGGCGGTGCAGGAAGCGCTGGAGGCGGTGGAGGCGGCCCCTGCGGGGATTCGCGCCCTGCTGCGCACCGCCGGGCGGGTCGCAGAGCAGGAGGGGGTCGCGGTGTACGCCGTCGGCGGCTTCGTGCGGGACCTGCTCCTGGGCCGGCCGAACCTCGACTTCGACATCGTCGTGGAGGGCGACGGCATCGCCTTCGCCCACTCCCTCGCCCGGGCGCTGGGGGGACGGGTGCAGGAGGTGCCCCGGTTCGGCACCGCGCACATCTACCTGGATGCGGACGACCCGGACCTGCCGTCCCGGATCGACGTGGCCACGGCCCGGCGGGAGTTCTACGAGCACGCGGCGGCGCTGCCCCGGGTGGAGCACGCGGACCTGCACGAGGACCTGTACCGGCGGGACTTCTCCATCAACGCTCTGGCTATCCGACTGGGCTCCGCCGGCCCCTCGGGGCTGATCGACTTCTTCGGCGGCCTGAAGGACCTGGCGGCCGGGCAGGTGCGCATCCTCCACACCCTCAGCTTCGTCGAGGACCCGACGCGGCTGCTCAGGGCCGTGCGGTTCGCCCACCGCTACGGGTTCCGTCTGGAGCGGGAGACGGAGGCCTGCGCCCGCCGCGCGATTGCCGAGGGTTTCCTGGGGAGGGTGAGCCGCGAGCGGCTGCGCAACGAGCTGCTGCTGCTCCTGCAGGAGCCCGCGGGCGGCGGGGCGCTGCAGATGCTGGCCGACCTGGGCGGGCTGGAGGACCTTCTGCCCGGCGTGGGCCTGACCCCGGAGGTGCTGTCGCTTCTGGACGCGGCCGACGGCCTGCCCGAGGCGGAGCCGGAGATCAGCGCCGGCAGCCGGCTGTGGCTGGTCAAGCTCCTGGTGCTGCTCCACCCGCTCCCGCTGAACCAGGGGGCAGCCCTGGTGAAGCGGCTCCGGCTGAAGCGGGCGGAGTCCCAGGCCTGCCTGCAGGTGCTCGCCGGGTGGCGAATCGCCCACGACCTGGTGACGGCCCCCCGGCCCGACCCCGCGGCGATCGTGGCGCACCTGGACGGCTGGCCGCCGGAGGGGCTGCTGCTCCTGCACCTGCTGGGCGGCGGCGATCGCGTAGCGACGTACTGGCGGACGTGGCGCCATATTCGGCTGGACATCACCGGCGCCGACGTGCGGGCCCTGGGGGTGCCCCCCGGGCCTCAGGTGGGCCGGATCCTGCAGCGGGTGCTGGCCGCCCGGCTCTCGGGCGAGGCCCCGGACCGGGCGGCGCAGTTGGAGCTGGCCCGCCGCCACGCAGCCCAACAGGAGGAGTGA
- the purE gene encoding 5-(carboxyamino)imidazole ribonucleotide mutase produces MAQTERTGPLVGIIMGSRSDLETMQEAAAVLDELGIPYEMKVVSAHRTPDAMFAYAESAAARGLKVIIAGAGGAAHLPGMTASKTLLPVIGVPVKSSTLNGIDSLLSIVQMPGGVPVATMAIGKAGARNAGLLAAQILALEDPGLRAILEEYRAYMRQQVEESQP; encoded by the coding sequence ATGGCGCAGACGGAGAGGACCGGACCGCTTGTGGGCATCATCATGGGCAGCCGCTCGGACCTGGAGACCATGCAGGAGGCCGCCGCCGTTCTGGACGAGCTCGGCATTCCCTACGAGATGAAGGTCGTCTCGGCCCACCGCACACCCGACGCGATGTTCGCCTACGCCGAGTCGGCCGCGGCGCGGGGACTGAAGGTGATCATCGCCGGCGCCGGCGGAGCCGCGCACCTGCCGGGCATGACCGCGTCCAAGACCCTCCTTCCGGTGATCGGCGTGCCGGTGAAGTCCTCGACCCTGAACGGGATCGACTCGCTGCTCTCCATCGTGCAGATGCCCGGGGGCGTGCCTGTGGCGACCATGGCCATCGGCAAGGCCGGCGCCCGCAATGCCGGGCTGCTGGCAGCCCAGATCCTCGCCCTGGAGGACCCGGGGCTGAGGGCCATCCTGGAGGAGTACCGGGCCTACATGCGGCAGCAGGTGGAGGAGAGCCAGCCATGA
- a CDS encoding 5-(carboxyamino)imidazole ribonucleotide synthase, with protein sequence MIRPGEVVGIVGGGQLARMSALAARAMGYRVAVADPDPDCPAAPVADRVIVGALNDPEALAPLADVASVITYEFENIDGAVLDRLAARRPVHPRVEILRTCQNRISEKQALERLGIPVAPWRPVRSADEIPAALEAVGLPAVLKTATMGYDGKGQAVIRTTAEAERALEALGGGPLVLERLVDFACELSVVVARSASGHVAPFPVAENIHARNILAYSIVPARVDPAVQAAARDLAVRIAEGLGLVGLLGVEMFCLPDGRLLVNELAPRPHNSGHYTQDACATSQFEQHIRAVCDLPLGAVDLLSPVCMVNVMGEDFPLDVGAALSDPHVKLHLYGKREPRPHRKMGHLNVLAPTADEALERAREAKAAIAGTAGQPRQA encoded by the coding sequence ATGATCCGGCCCGGCGAGGTGGTCGGCATTGTCGGCGGCGGGCAGCTGGCCCGCATGTCGGCACTGGCCGCCAGGGCGATGGGATACCGGGTCGCCGTCGCCGATCCGGACCCCGACTGCCCGGCTGCGCCGGTGGCCGATCGGGTGATCGTGGGCGCGCTGAACGACCCGGAGGCCCTGGCGCCCCTGGCCGACGTGGCCTCCGTGATCACGTACGAGTTTGAGAACATCGACGGTGCGGTGCTGGACCGGCTGGCCGCGCGCCGGCCCGTGCACCCCCGGGTGGAGATCCTGCGCACCTGCCAGAACCGGATCTCCGAGAAGCAGGCCCTGGAGCGGCTGGGCATCCCCGTCGCCCCCTGGCGTCCCGTGCGCTCGGCGGACGAGATCCCCGCCGCCCTCGAGGCCGTCGGGCTGCCGGCCGTGCTGAAGACCGCGACTATGGGCTACGACGGCAAGGGGCAGGCGGTGATCCGCACGACGGCGGAGGCGGAGCGGGCCCTCGAGGCGCTGGGCGGCGGTCCGCTGGTGCTGGAGCGGCTGGTGGACTTCGCCTGCGAGCTGTCCGTGGTGGTGGCCCGCAGCGCATCCGGCCATGTGGCCCCGTTCCCGGTCGCCGAGAACATCCATGCGCGGAACATCCTCGCGTACTCCATTGTGCCCGCCCGGGTCGACCCGGCGGTGCAGGCCGCCGCCCGGGACCTCGCGGTGCGCATCGCCGAGGGGCTCGGGCTGGTGGGGCTGTTAGGCGTGGAGATGTTCTGCCTGCCCGACGGCCGCCTGCTGGTCAACGAGCTGGCCCCGCGCCCGCACAACTCGGGCCACTACACCCAGGATGCCTGCGCGACGTCCCAGTTTGAGCAACACATCCGGGCCGTGTGCGACCTGCCGCTGGGCGCCGTGGACCTGCTCAGCCCGGTGTGCATGGTCAACGTGATGGGCGAGGACTTCCCGCTGGACGTGGGCGCGGCGCTCTCCGACCCGCACGTGAAGCTGCACCTTTACGGCAAGCGGGAGCCCCGCCCCCACCGGAAGATGGGCCACCTGAACGTGCTGGCCCCCACCGCCGACGAGGCCCTGGAGCGGGCCCGGGAGGCGAAGGCGGCGATCGCGGGGACCGCAGGGCAACCCAGGCAGGCGTGA
- a CDS encoding ABC transporter permease has protein sequence MNLLETFSVALSALWANKLRSALTMLGLIIGVGSVIAIIAIGRGTQKAVAAELDALNGGVFQLMATPGWSEDGQPTARLRMFRDDDIALLKEALPEIDLIDPQVGMSGRITFGREVEWWDWIRGAGADTAALMNIQLSAGRWFTEEEIARGDRVMVLSASRVEYILGEGVNPLGIELMVNGYPFQIIGVIAPNTGMLSQLLGGQGGDFYVPRSYITRVTGQNSYDHLTVRVRDGYDPVEVKDLAVRVMERLYPGTGYEAYIWTDFMGEFNQVISIVTGVMAAIAGISLVVGGVGIMNIMMVSVTERTREIGLRKAIGARRRDILMQFLVEALTLCLIGGGIGIVLAAGPVTIAARYLETPLSLDLYAIALALGFSAAVGLIFGVYPAVKAARMDPIEALRYE, from the coding sequence ATGAACCTGCTGGAAACCTTCAGCGTCGCGCTTTCGGCCCTGTGGGCCAACAAGCTGCGCTCGGCGCTGACCATGCTGGGGCTGATCATCGGGGTCGGCTCGGTGATTGCCATCATCGCCATCGGCAGGGGAACCCAGAAGGCGGTGGCCGCCGAGCTGGATGCGCTCAATGGCGGCGTCTTCCAGCTCATGGCGACCCCCGGGTGGTCGGAGGATGGCCAGCCCACGGCGAGGCTGCGCATGTTCCGCGACGATGACATTGCGCTCCTTAAGGAAGCCCTGCCGGAGATCGACCTGATCGACCCGCAGGTGGGCATGAGCGGCCGGATCACCTTCGGCCGGGAGGTCGAGTGGTGGGACTGGATCCGGGGCGCGGGCGCGGATACCGCGGCCCTGATGAACATCCAGCTCTCGGCCGGCCGCTGGTTCACCGAGGAGGAGATCGCCCGGGGCGACCGGGTGATGGTGCTCTCGGCCAGCCGTGTGGAGTACATCCTGGGGGAGGGCGTCAATCCCCTGGGGATCGAGCTGATGGTCAATGGCTACCCCTTCCAGATCATCGGCGTGATCGCACCCAACACCGGCATGCTGTCGCAACTGCTGGGCGGCCAGGGCGGCGACTTCTACGTCCCGCGCAGCTACATCACCCGGGTGACCGGCCAGAACAGCTACGATCACCTGACGGTGCGGGTCCGGGACGGCTACGACCCGGTGGAGGTCAAGGACCTGGCTGTGCGGGTGATGGAGCGGCTCTACCCCGGCACGGGGTACGAGGCCTACATCTGGACCGACTTCATGGGCGAGTTCAACCAGGTGATCTCGATCGTGACCGGCGTGATGGCGGCCATCGCCGGCATCTCGCTGGTGGTGGGCGGCGTCGGCATCATGAACATCATGATGGTCTCGGTGACCGAGCGCACCCGGGAGATCGGTCTGCGCAAGGCCATCGGCGCCCGGCGCCGGGACATCCTGATGCAGTTCCTGGTGGAGGCGCTCACCCTCTGCCTGATCGGCGGCGGCATCGGCATCGTGCTGGCCGCAGGCCCGGTGACCATCGCCGCCCGGTACCTGGAGACGCCACTCAGCCTCGACCTCTACGCCATCGCCCTGGCGCTGGGCTTTTCTGCCGCGGTGGGGCTGATCTTCGGCGTCTACCCGGCGGTGAAGGCCGCGCGTATGGATCCCATCGAGGCGCTCCGGTACGAGTAG
- a CDS encoding efflux RND transporter periplasmic adaptor subunit, whose product MRRKVIVILLVLAVLGAGGWFGYQRFFGGRSAVTVTAMGPEGAPVVQVQRVSRGMLIQEIYSPGTVQAGNLQEYKAPLTSPRVTVYVEAGQQVEEGQLLVELDATELQEEVKTKERDLLQAQRELEELLRQMESAPLQLERNLQEARQQLAEAQSNLARVKAGGGESSDVERLRAQIDQLRSQVAAAQQPVEEARENLAAAEAAYLANPSDSQAAQAYRAAEEAYREAVRKSQATVQEAAEKLAEAEAELAALLEGSQDGASRELNVRLAEIQVSLAEVAVKEAEEAVRRGPDMGQVELARARVEAAQATLDKLRANLEATRIVAAAPGTVLSVHVKDGDPVQQGASLLRVGDMERMELIGQVEAVDLDSLEPGQPIMVTSSLLPLASFEGTVTRISQQTAQSNDGFYGGPIYYMGDTVTFEVRGEVMNADGRLKSGMSVEMRIQTAQLEDVIVVPLLAVREEAGQAFVLVVHEDYTVEVRPIQTGLVTNREVEVVAGLEEGEMIVTGPFGLIETLQDGDPVQIEAMPGMDPFMGGPTGPGGGRMRTVPGGVRAVPLGLATGGAAR is encoded by the coding sequence TTCGGCCGTCACCGTGACGGCCATGGGGCCCGAGGGCGCCCCGGTGGTGCAGGTGCAGCGGGTCAGCCGGGGGATGCTGATCCAGGAGATCTACTCCCCCGGCACGGTGCAGGCCGGGAACCTGCAGGAGTACAAGGCCCCGCTGACAAGCCCGCGCGTCACGGTCTACGTGGAGGCCGGTCAGCAGGTGGAGGAGGGGCAGTTGCTGGTGGAGCTGGACGCCACCGAGCTGCAGGAGGAGGTCAAGACCAAGGAGCGCGACCTCCTGCAGGCGCAGCGGGAGCTGGAGGAGCTGCTGCGCCAGATGGAGAGCGCGCCGCTGCAGCTGGAGCGGAACCTGCAGGAGGCCCGCCAGCAGCTGGCCGAGGCCCAGAGCAACCTGGCGCGGGTGAAGGCAGGCGGCGGGGAGAGCAGCGACGTGGAGCGGCTGCGGGCGCAGATCGACCAGCTCCGCAGCCAGGTGGCCGCCGCACAGCAGCCGGTGGAGGAGGCCCGGGAGAACCTGGCCGCCGCGGAGGCGGCCTACCTCGCCAACCCCTCCGACTCCCAGGCCGCGCAGGCGTATCGCGCGGCTGAGGAGGCCTACCGCGAGGCGGTGCGCAAGAGCCAGGCGACGGTGCAGGAGGCCGCGGAGAAGCTCGCGGAGGCCGAGGCGGAGCTGGCCGCGCTGCTGGAGGGCAGCCAGGACGGGGCTAGCCGCGAGTTGAACGTGCGGCTGGCGGAGATCCAGGTGAGCCTGGCGGAGGTGGCGGTGAAGGAGGCCGAGGAGGCGGTGCGCCGCGGCCCCGACATGGGCCAGGTGGAGCTGGCCCGGGCCCGGGTCGAGGCCGCCCAGGCGACCCTGGACAAACTGCGCGCCAATCTGGAGGCGACCCGGATCGTCGCCGCCGCACCGGGGACGGTGCTGAGCGTGCACGTGAAGGACGGCGACCCGGTGCAGCAGGGCGCTTCCCTGTTGCGGGTCGGCGACATGGAGCGGATGGAGCTGATCGGCCAGGTGGAGGCCGTGGACCTGGACAGCCTGGAGCCCGGCCAGCCGATCATGGTCACCTCGTCGTTGCTGCCGCTGGCCAGCTTCGAGGGCACCGTGACCCGCATCAGCCAGCAGACCGCGCAGAGCAACGACGGGTTCTACGGCGGCCCGATCTACTACATGGGTGACACCGTCACCTTCGAGGTGCGGGGCGAGGTCATGAACGCCGACGGCCGGCTGAAGAGCGGCATGTCGGTGGAGATGCGCATCCAGACCGCCCAGCTGGAGGACGTGATCGTGGTGCCGCTCCTCGCCGTGCGTGAGGAAGCCGGGCAGGCCTTCGTGCTCGTGGTCCACGAGGACTACACCGTGGAGGTGCGGCCCATCCAGACCGGCCTGGTCACCAACCGCGAGGTGGAGGTCGTCGCGGGGCTGGAGGAGGGGGAGATGATCGTCACCGGCCCCTTCGGCCTGATCGAGACGCTGCAGGACGGTGACCCGGTGCAGATCGAGGCGATGCCCGGGATGGATCCCTTCATGGGCGGCCCCACGGGCCCGGGCGGCGGGCGGATGCGGACGGTGCCCGGGGGTGTCCGGGCTGTTCCGCTGGGGCTCGCGACGGGGGGCGCAGCGCGATGA